The Hippoglossus stenolepis isolate QCI-W04-F060 chromosome 11, HSTE1.2, whole genome shotgun sequence genome includes a window with the following:
- the si:ch1073-184j22.1 gene encoding erythroferrone, giving the protein MLAKLSQGRSSAGGAGGLLLPPVLLGLMMMMMMMMMMMMMAVEAASVDDVESEESLEILDEDEAVDILEPASSDASRLSPFSSWLIFRRNSNKGENRRIKGSRRTSKHGLPGPPGPPGPPGPPGPPGPQGPPGPLGPLGPAAPLLPQQQELKQRDMVGGASVLCDHPRVSASFVSHLLQPITIQRRSLLELQPFSEPSDSGRSLQRGHSFNSSSGRYLAPVSGFYQLTCSLLIESGDRVQLRLRDNVRASICIESLCQSNISIESVMGVAAAGGTFSILLTGTLYLQAGEYVSVFVDNASSSSLSVLQDSLFSGILLGV; this is encoded by the exons ATGCTGGCCAAGTTATCCCAGGGAAGGAGCTCTGCGGGTGGGGCAGgagggctgctgctgccccctgtGCTGCTgggactgatgatgatgatgatgatgatgatgatgatgatgatgatggcagtggaggcagcgagTGTCGATGACGTCGAGAGCGAAGAGAGTCTGGAGATCCTGGATGAGGACGAGGCTGTGGACATCCTG GAGCCGGCGTCCTCGGATGCGTCCAGACTGTCTCCTTTCAGCTCCTGGCTGATCTTTAGAAGAAACTCCAACAAGGGGGAGAACCGGAGAATCAAAGGGTCGAGGAGAACGTCCAAG CACGGCCTACCTGGACCTCCAGGACCTCCTGGACCTCCTGGACCTCCTGGACCTCCTGGACCCCAGGGGCCTCCAGGACCTCTTGGGCCTCTGGGCCCCGCCGCCCCCCTCTTACCCCAACAACAGGAGCTGAAACAGAGAG ACATGGTGGGAGGAGCCAGCGTCCTGTGTGATCATCCCCGTGTCTCCGCCTCTTTCGTCAGTCATCTCCTGCAGCCAATCACCATTCAACGCCGCAgtctgctggagctgcagccatTCAGCGAg CCCTCAGACTCTGGGCGGAGCCTCCAGAGAGGTCACAgcttcaacagcagcagcggcagatACTTGGCCCCCGTCTCTGGATTCTACCAGCTCACCTGCAGCCTCCTGATAG agtcgGGTGACAGAGTTCAGCTTCGCCTCAGAGACAATGTGAGAGCATCGATCTGCATCGAGTCGTTGTGTCAAAGTAACAT CTCTATAGAGTCGGTGATGGGCGTGGCTGCCGCTGGAGGAACCTTCAGCATCTTACTGACAGGAACTCTTTATCTACAG GCCGGAGAGTACGTCTCCGTGTTTGTGGACAACGCCAGCAGTTCGTCCCTCAGCGTCCTGCAGGACTCTCTGTTCTCTGGGATCCTGCTCGGAGTGTGA